A DNA window from Carassius gibelio isolate Cgi1373 ecotype wild population from Czech Republic chromosome A8, carGib1.2-hapl.c, whole genome shotgun sequence contains the following coding sequences:
- the LOC128019037 gene encoding proline rich transmembrane protein 1B-like, translating into MDPAAPPNIPDDRTHPGSPGLQEAHDSSRQREATTLPRILPAVPTIQTSSVPPNPPPYNPRDPKTACFMYPSPLPHYPNQPGANPAFYQPSFLPRSTYPSYTIYMNGLPLGDEQPPLPKDYLVESLLVTIFCCIMSGLFAVMYSHETRAALNRGDIREAEKTSQKARLLVMFSLIFGTFVFLGWISYVVIVVCL; encoded by the exons ATGGACCCAG CCGCTCCTCCAAACATCCCTGATGATCGAACACATCCCGGGTCTCCTGGGCTCCAGGAAGCTCATGATTCCTCCAGACAGAGAGAAGCCACGACATTACCCAGAATCCTCCCCGCCGTTCCCACCATCCAGACCAGCAGCGTCCCACCCAACCCTCCTCCATACAACCCTCGGGATCCTAAAACAGCCTGCTTCATGTACCCCTCACCCCTGCCACATTATCCCAACCAACCTGGAGCCAATCCTGCTTTCTACCAGCCCTCCTTCCTCCCTCGCTCCACTTATCCCTCCTACACTATC TACATGAACGGGCTGCCACTGGGAGATGAGCAGCCGCCGTTACCTAAAGATTACCTGGTTGAGTCTCTGCTGGTGACCATCTTCTGCTGTATCATGAGCGGCCTCTTCGCTGTCATGTACTCGCATGAA ACCCGTGCAGCGCTGAACAGGGGTGACATCCGCGAAGCTGAGAAAACGTCCCAGAAGGCTCGTCTGCTTGTCATGTTCAGTTTAATTTTCggcacatttgtttttctgggCTGGATTAGTTATGTAGTGATAGTGGTCTGTTTATAG